The genomic window TACGCTTTCTCTCTTTGCTCCTGGCTCAGTCTTTCTACCGGCTGTTCAAGGGCAAAGCCCAATCGATTGCTGAGGTTGTTGGCCAGAGAAATGACCAGTGTTTCCCTGGGATTAACCGTGGCATTTTCCGGAAAATGATGCAGGGCAACTGATTCAACCAGGTTTGTTGGCAGCTTCCAGTTTGTTAACAGGAGCCCTCCTATTTCCCCGTGATCAAAACCAAGTATCTCTTTCTCAGCCTGAGACAGGGGTTTATTTGCTGCCATGGCGGAGGCAAAACGATCGGAGAATTGCTCCACAAAAGGTCCAAGAATGAGTTTGCCAATATCATGTAATAAGCCGGATACGTAGCAATTCTCGATTTCTGCCGGCGTCAAATTGGCGGATTTAGCCAGATAACGGGCCAGGGCTGCCACCAGGTTTGCATGTTGCCACAGGCCTTCCTTCTGATAGCCATAAACCTTGAGACTTTTTTTAAACAGGTTTGAGGTCGAAGCACCCAGTACCAGGCTTTTGATGGTATTGTGTCCCAGGTAAACCACCGCATCGGAAATTGAATTAACTTTGCGGGATAGGCTGAAAAAAGAAGAGTTGACCATCCGCAGCATCCGGGCGGTAAGGGCCTGGTCTTTGACAATCAGGTTTTCAAAATCGGCCGCATTGGAGTTTTCATTATTGATTAACTGCATCACCTTGTAGACAATGGCCGGTAATGAAGGAATAGATTCTATTTTCTGCATGATCCGGCTTTTAAGACGTTCTGTATTGATGCTGTTCAGGGAGATTTTCTGTTGTTGCTGGCGACGTGTGCTTCCAGCATGTCCGCCTTTAGCTGCTATTTTTGTCGGATTCAGGTCTTTGATTTTCAGGGCCAGTTTGATTTGCTGGATTAATGATTTTTTGTCGAAGGGTTTAATCAAAAACCCTTTAGCTCCAAGTTGTCGGGCTTTGAGAATATCTTCTCTTTTTGAACGACTAGTAGTGACAATGACCGGAATATCTTTAAGTTCTTTCTGGTTCTGGTCATTGATATATTGCAGGATAATAAAGTCATCGTAGCCGGGGAGCAGGGCCTCAGCAATAATCAGTCTCGGAGTTTCCTGCTGTAAGGTGGTAACCAGGGAGGCCATGGATTTAATCGGCTTTGGAGCGAGTCCGAGGGAGCTGATAATCTGAGAGATATATTCGGTAGATTCGGCATTGTGGTCAATAACAAAAACACTCATGGTGACGATCCTCCGTCCGGGAGTGGCTGATGCGGGCTTGATATCCGCAACCAAAATTTAATTAGCACGCCCGCAAATAAGTACTCTTATCAGAGCCTTGCATAAGTTTCTTCATCGGAACCTTTGCCTGACGGCAAAGAACCCGTGAAGCACTTAACATTTTCTTGTTTTTTTAACCAGAAAACGACCTGTAAGGCACTAATGAATTAATGGTATTTTAGCTGAAGAGGGACAAGCTTAAGTGGTTATCGGCATGGAAAGGGTAAAACTTGAGAATTCAGGGGGTATTTTTTCTGCGATAAAAGGATGGACTTGCCGGGGGAATCTATGGTTTGTCACTCTGTTTGTGTTGATTGCCAAAACTTTTGGTTAATATCGCTGCGGGTCAGAAAACCCATCATGTTGTAGACCAGTTGAGCAGCTGTAAATGAAGAGCTATGCAGGGTTTCAAGCGGGGCCAGTTCAACGACGTCAAAACCAATGCAGACGCGTTCGCAAAAAATTTTCTCCAGCAACCAGATGACCTGATACCAGGTCAGACCTCCCGGCACGGGGGTGCCGGTGGCTGGTATCAGTGATGGATCAAAACAGTCGATATCGAAGGTTATAAAAATCTTTTCTGGAAAATCAGCCGGGAAACGCACGGTGTTGATACCCTTCCTGAATATGGCTTCAGCATCGGCATAGGGGATCTTATGTTCCAGGCGAAAAAGATGTTCATCATACGAGTAACTTCGTGTTCCGATCTGAAAAAAAGGGATATTTTCATCGTACAGCCTTTTCATGACACAGGCATGGCTCAAGTTTGTTTCCTGGTAACTGTTACGCAGATCCGCATGAGCATCAAACTGGATGACTCCGAATTCAGTATACTTTTTTTCCAGAGCCCTGGCCGTGGCCAGGGTAATGGTGTGCTCACCTCCCAAAATTACAGGAACACAAGGATATTGCAGGGAACTTTCCACCGCTGCTGTGATGCGGCCAAGGACCACTTCATCAGTTCCTTGACAATCGACCGGTGATTTTGTGCTGATGCCGTGCTCAGCCGGGATACTTCGACCGTCAAAAAGCTCCAACTGGCAGGAAGCCTCGAGGATGGCTTGCGGCCCATTTTTGGTGCCGCCCCGATAAGAGACGGTTTTCTCATAAGGTACGGGAATGACATGAAAAAAAGCCTCTTCAGGAGAAGACGGAACGACATCGCTGCCGTGAAAAGTGATGTGAGGTGGGTTCATAAGTTGGTTATATCGAAGTAGGGTCAAGTTATTTGTTTGTAGACTGCTTTCTCCCGGGGGTGATTCAAGTCTACCTTAAGACGAGATCGGATTCCTATGATTTATGTATCCCCAAAATATCATATTTCGATCAGTTTAGCCACTTTTTGATTTTAACTGATATTACTGGTTCCAAGCCTAGACATTACTTTCCTGTTGGTCAATAGGTTCTGAAAAAAATCACCGGTGTTAGACTCTGAAAGATGCTGGTGATGAATATTATTTGCAATCATGTATTGTGATTTATCGCATGGTATCAGGTGCATTAACGATTTATTCTTTAAGGAAATATCTTGTGGTCGCTAATTGATGGTCCACCTCAGGGTATGGTTAAATATTTAATTGGCGTGGAGAGGGGACTTTTTTTATGTAGAAAAAGGGTATTGACCCAGATGATTAGTGATGGTTGTCTCTTTGTCACTGAGCACGATTGGTATGACAGAGGCGAAGATTAGTAACAACAGATACTTTTATCGGGTCTTGTTTGTATAGGTTGGCCTGATGGAAAATTTACAGATTCTTGAAGTTGTGCCGTTCAGTATTTTTGAAAATTTAAAAGCCTCACTCCCGCTACTATTCTTAGTGGGGGTGGGGTTTTTTTATGGTTTGGACCCGTTCCTTTTTGTCATTATTATTGACTGGGTATGTTCAACGCAGAGGAACACCACAATTTGAACAAATTGAGGCGGATTTTTTATGGTGTTCCTTTTTGTCGAGGCGCTTTTCGGTGATTCCGCCTTAATAAATTGATAGTACCGCTCAAGGTGGTAATGAGGAGTAAGATGCCACCCAGGGGAATAATCAGCCAATATAAAAGACCAATAAATTGTTCGAAGATGCGACCATTGTGGAGTTCGAAGAGGGCATTCCATAAGGCAATGCGGCTTTTGGATCTGATCTCATCCGGCATGGTGGGGTTTGCCTGCGGGCGCCGACGTAATGGTTTAAGTCCGTCATTATAATCTGCAACCAGCAGGGGACGGCCCTGATAAACGGCAGCTCCAGTGACCATGATAGATTTGCCCCAGTTGGGGTTTCCTCTAGTTGCTTTACTTTTGAGCTGCATTATTGTCTGTTGCTTGGTATCCCAGATATAGAGTCCGCTGAATGATCCGATGAGCAGGTTGTAGTCGTCTAGCGCTTCAAAAACCATAGCTCCCATCCCATGGATCGGTAAGGCCGCAGGTATTTTTGTGAAGGGAGTGGTGCTGTCGATTGGGCCCCTGAAAAGTCCCTGCTTGCTGGCGATAATAAGTTCTTTTTTGCCTTTTAGGTAGGCTGCTTTCTGGATTTGGCCAGCCCAGGGGTTTTTGGAATCGGCATCAGGCATAAGGCTGGCGGGTACTGCCAGACGAATAATGGCAATCAAGAGAGGAGGTCGGACAAGAGCGCCACTTAATGCGATAGTTGTAATGAATAGAGCGCTAAAGATGCCGATTTTCAGATGCCAGCGATAATTGAATGCAAAAAGTTTTCCAGAAAGAAAAGTCGAACGGTGCCGTTTTTTGCGTTGGATTACGTACCAGATAATCACTCCGGAGAGACAGAGGAAAAAGAGTGTCAGGCCGATAAAGTCGGCCAAAAGGCGGCCGGGAAGGCCGATGATCGAGCCGTCGTGAACCTTTAAAAGCCAGCGGAAGAGAGGCACTGTCGGGGTTTTATCAAGGTTTCGGGGTAAGGCCAGTGGGGTAAAAGTGGGGGGCTTAACGGTCGTGTCGGCTTGATAGATAGCGCTATCAGTAAAGGCCAGGATGCGATTGTCGATTTGCAGAAGTTCCACCACCGCCTGATCTCTGAGTATGGGATGATCGACTCGCTGCCAGCTCTCATCTGATTGGTAAAAGAGGCCTGATCTGGTGCCGGCGTAAAGGGTCTCCTGTTCTTGGTTTATGGCTAACAGGAGGCTTAAGGTGTCTCTTTCGTAGGTAGCAGCGGGGAAACCTGCGGTCAAAGGCTGGAAGCTTTTCCCTTGATTTAAACTTTTCCAGACCCCCTCTTTGCCGCCGACATAGAGAATATTTTCGTGGCTGGCGGAAAACACTGCATCCCGCCAGCTCATTCGGTTCCAGTTGCGGTATTGATAGTTGGCCGGCATTATCTGGTTGGGTAGGGAGTACTTTTTTAGTAATTGAGGGTGATTTAAGATGATACCGCTCAAGGCCATCCAGGTAAAGAAAAACAGGCCCAGGAGAGCGCAATATTTGTGTAGCCATTGCACGATCCGGGTGTGGCGGGTTTTTCGCATGAGGGTAGCCTCGTGGTATTTTTACGGTATGGTTAATGTCAAAACTTAAAGTATCGACGGTTTTTAGAATGATTGTCTATCAGAAAATCACTAATCAGTGATTGATTTAAGTCAAAAAAAACAAACAATAACTAAGCAAAAAGACCTAAAAGCCTTTTTGAAAGAAGGTGGGGAAGTGATAAATAAGACCGTCGACCCGCAAATATTTCGGCCTTCTTAAAGGTGTTGAAAAGTATCCAGTTTTAGACAGATATAAATATTTTTTAGCCATAAAATGACCTGTTTTTCATGTGCTTTTTGGTTTTTCCAGTCGTGGGTTAACCCGCTAAAGTTTTTTTGCTGACTTTTATCCCATATTTGGGGGGTCAGCCTCTTGTATATGAAGAGCTGAAACGACCACAAACTCAAAAAGCTGTGGCTACTGTTGGTTTTGGATTTAATCTTTTTACATATTGGCAACATCATCAAAGATGAACGGTTGTTCTTTTACAACTTTTTCCCTTTTTCGCTTACCAGCCATTTTTATCAATAAAACAGCAATGGTACTGAATGTACACCTGGACATCGTGGCATGCTGGCTACGGACTCTTATTTTTTCAAGTCCAACCTGGTTTTTGAGTAGATTGAAAGGGCGTTCACAGTTTTTGCGAATTTCATGAGTATCTTCGATTCCTTTACTTGTGAACGGTATACGTTGAAACAAGCCACCATCCATTGGCATAAAGCGATACTGGGGACAATTGTCAGAATACGGACATTCTCCCGGGTTGGCACTACATTTGAATTCATGTTCCTGACCATCGCTGCCTACATGCTGCATGGGAATAGAACATTCACCATGGCAAAAAACTTCGCCGGTTCTGGCGGTGACATTGTCAGGGGTTGATACTGTTGATGATGGCGGTGTTGTTACTATAACCCCGGTTTCATTGAACAAAGAACCATCTTTATCATGATAGGCTTCATCGGCTGTAACCAGCTGGATATCAATACCCATGGCCTGAGACAGCTTTACCAGAAACGGCAGGAATTGACTGTCATGGTGATTGGCCGGTGCAACCAGGGAAACAAGAGGAAAGCTCTGACCATTGCCAGCATCAATAACCGTGAGTGTATGCAGACGGTAACCAACAACATATATTGATTTATCCCGTTTGTTTCGGCGTGAACCGCAGTCACAATCGAGATCGCCATAAATTCGTATTTTTTTACCTTTGATATTCAGGCTGGCCAGAGGGATTTTGCAATCATTGGCCAGCTCTGTGGAATCAACACCGCAAAGAGTACAATCACCAAGAAGATCGGATTTATAAAAGTGGTGAAGGAAGTAAACCAGGAGATTGATTTGCTGAACAAAAGTCAGACGGGTTCTGAATTTACATAGCTGTGTATGGTCAATGGTTGTTTTCTTGTGTAACGGGAAACCCACAAAGACACGGTTCTGCTTGCGGTCCAAACCAAGGTATTCATCCGTGCAGAATTTACGGTAACTGATTTCAGGATATTTGATCGCTTTGAGTAATTCAGCCTTCAATAACTGACTGGGAAGGATTTCCCGCATGGAAGGACTGTATCCATCATAGGAAAGTAGGCAGTTGATGACGTTATCATCAATTAACTGATCAATGAATTGCAGCTCCTCATCCTTGATATATATTGAGGATCGATCATAGCTGCTGAGTTTTATGATCCGATCGCTATTAACCATATCGATGTATTGTGCCATTTCCTCAAGTGGTATAATGCCCTCGGCCGGCATCTGGTTTTCTATGCCGAGTAATTCTGCATCCGGAGCGGTAATTTTCTGCTTAAAATCATAATCGGCAATAACTTCGGCCATAACTTTGCTGAAGATTTCTCTTTTCATTTTTTTAGGAAGGCGTTTCCAGTTGGGAAATTCTCTTTTCAGTTGTTTTTTTTACCATCAACTTGATATTCTTGTGGTGCATGAAAGGCCTCTGTTTTTGATAGGTATTTTCTTGGTGGAAATTACCAGTCATCATAGAGGCTTTTCTGCATTAAGTCAATGTTTTTATTGGGTTTTTACAATATCTTGGCAACACCTTTTTCAAGTTTCTCTCAGAAATCCCCGCTGACAAAAATTTCATTCTGGTGGCCACCGGCCATTTTATCGGGGAAGGTTTTAACGAACCCCGCCTTGATACGCTGTTTCTGGCCATGCCGATATCCTGGAAAGGTACGCTCCAACAATATGCCGGGAGGCTCCACCGACTGTTAGAAACGAAAAAAGAGGTGAGAATTTATGATTATGTGGATATCCAGGTAAAAATGCTGGAAAAAATGTATCAAAAGCGGCTGAATGGGTACGCTTCAATGGGGTATAAGGCCAAAAGTGAAGAGATAACGGCCTCATCCCTGGATATCATTTTCAATAAAGAAAATTTTTTGCCGGTTTTTAATCAGGATATCGTTACTGCTAGTAAAGAGATTTTAATCGTCAGCCCGTTTGTCAGGAAAAGACGCACCCAGCAGATGATACAACAACTTAAAATCTCAATCGGCAAAAATATTCGGGTCAGCGCTGTAACCAGGCCGCAAGATGATTTTGCAGCGAAAGATCAAGCTTCTTTGCAAAACACGTTAAACCTGTTAACAGCCAACGGGATAAATGTCATTTTCAAATCCAATATTCATCAGAAATTTGCCATCATTGATCAAAAGGTTGTGTGGTATGGCAGCATCAACCTGCTAAGTTATGGAAGTGCGCAGGAAAGTATCATGCGCATTGAAAGTTCCAGTATTGCAAATGAATTGATGAAAAGCATTGAGGAGTAACAAAATAATGACGAAAAAAAAGAGCCGATTGGAAATGATTTCCAGCTTGACCTGGAACGATCTTGAAGATTGGGCGGGAGGTTCAATTGTCTCCCGAGGTAGAACATATCAACGACAGGGTCGGGTTTCTGATCTGGCTGTAACAGATGATGGCAATCTGGGAAAGATATCAAAAGATTTACGGAGCATCTTCATCTTAAGGTTTTAGGTTTGAATTCTTGCTACTGCCAATCAAGAAAATGCCTTGGTAGAAAGATTGTTGATGTGTTTTAAGAGGTAGTTGAAAAGATAATCTTATTATGATATTAAGCATGTGTATTTCAGTTTATGATATTAGGAGAGCCGTCAATGCAACGCAAACAACTAGAGCTTCTTTCCTCCTGGTTTGATAAAAAAAGACGCAAACCCCTTGTCATTCGGGGTGCCAGACAGGTGGGTAAATCGACCTTGGTTGAGATGTTTGCCAAGCAAAACCAAATTGCCATATGTACGGTGAACTTGGAACGTCACCCGGAATTAACATCTGTTTTCTCGAGTAAAGATCCGCGGAGAATTATCCAGCAAATTGAGTTTCTTCCCAATATTGGTTCTATCACACATGGTACTCTTTTGTTCCTGGATGAAATTCAGGCCATCCCCGAGGCTATTGTTGCCCTGCGCTATTTTTATGAGGATATGCCTGAACTGGCAGTGGTTGGTGCCGGTTCTCTGCTGGAATTTGCCCTGAAGGATCACACTTTTTCTATGCCGGTGGGTCGGATACAGTAT from Pseudomonadota bacterium includes these protein-coding regions:
- a CDS encoding transposase, which codes for MKREIFSKVMAEVIADYDFKQKITAPDAELLGIENQMPAEGIIPLEEMAQYIDMVNSDRIIKLSSYDRSSIYIKDEELQFIDQLIDDNVINCLLSYDGYSPSMREILPSQLLKAELLKAIKYPEISYRKFCTDEYLGLDRKQNRVFVGFPLHKKTTIDHTQLCKFRTRLTFVQQINLLVYFLHHFYKSDLLGDCTLCGVDSTELANDCKIPLASLNIKGKKIRIYGDLDCDCGSRRNKRDKSIYVVGYRLHTLTVIDAGNGQSFPLVSLVAPANHHDSQFLPFLVKLSQAMGIDIQLVTADEAYHDKDGSLFNETGVIVTTPPSSTVSTPDNVTARTGEVFCHGECSIPMQHVGSDGQEHEFKCSANPGECPYSDNCPQYRFMPMDGGLFQRIPFTSKGIEDTHEIRKNCERPFNLLKNQVGLEKIRVRSQHATMSRCTFSTIAVLLIKMAGKRKREKVVKEQPFIFDDVANM
- a CDS encoding response regulator; amino-acid sequence: MSVFVIDHNAESTEYISQIISSLGLAPKPIKSMASLVTTLQQETPRLIIAEALLPGYDDFIILQYINDQNQKELKDIPVIVTTSRSKREDILKARQLGAKGFLIKPFDKKSLIQQIKLALKIKDLNPTKIAAKGGHAGSTRRQQQQKISLNSINTERLKSRIMQKIESIPSLPAIVYKVMQLINNENSNAADFENLIVKDQALTARMLRMVNSSFFSLSRKVNSISDAVVYLGHNTIKSLVLGASTSNLFKKSLKVYGYQKEGLWQHANLVAALARYLAKSANLTPAEIENCYVSGLLHDIGKLILGPFVEQFSDRFASAMAANKPLSQAEKEILGFDHGEIGGLLLTNWKLPTNLVESVALHHFPENATVNPRETLVISLANNLSNRLGFALEQPVERLSQEQREKAYKMLSLPPDWEEQHHDEIITLADQIMELIDKL
- the speB gene encoding agmatinase, whose product is MNPPHITFHGSDVVPSSPEEAFFHVIPVPYEKTVSYRGGTKNGPQAILEASCQLELFDGRSIPAEHGISTKSPVDCQGTDEVVLGRITAAVESSLQYPCVPVILGGEHTITLATARALEKKYTEFGVIQFDAHADLRNSYQETNLSHACVMKRLYDENIPFFQIGTRSYSYDEHLFRLEHKIPYADAEAIFRKGINTVRFPADFPEKIFITFDIDCFDPSLIPATGTPVPGGLTWYQVIWLLEKIFCERVCIGFDVVELAPLETLHSSSFTAAQLVYNMMGFLTRSDINQKFWQSTQTE
- a CDS encoding PepSY-associated TM helix domain-containing protein yields the protein MRKTRHTRIVQWLHKYCALLGLFFFTWMALSGIILNHPQLLKKYSLPNQIMPANYQYRNWNRMSWRDAVFSASHENILYVGGKEGVWKSLNQGKSFQPLTAGFPAATYERDTLSLLLAINQEQETLYAGTRSGLFYQSDESWQRVDHPILRDQAVVELLQIDNRILAFTDSAIYQADTTVKPPTFTPLALPRNLDKTPTVPLFRWLLKVHDGSIIGLPGRLLADFIGLTLFFLCLSGVIIWYVIQRKKRHRSTFLSGKLFAFNYRWHLKIGIFSALFITTIALSGALVRPPLLIAIIRLAVPASLMPDADSKNPWAGQIQKAAYLKGKKELIIASKQGLFRGPIDSTTPFTKIPAALPIHGMGAMVFEALDDYNLLIGSFSGLYIWDTKQQTIMQLKSKATRGNPNWGKSIMVTGAAVYQGRPLLVADYNDGLKPLRRRPQANPTMPDEIRSKSRIALWNALFELHNGRIFEQFIGLLYWLIIPLGGILLLITTLSGTINLLRRNHRKAPRQKGTP